A single window of Gossypium hirsutum isolate 1008001.06 chromosome A10, Gossypium_hirsutum_v2.1, whole genome shotgun sequence DNA harbors:
- the LOC107925241 gene encoding alpha N-terminal protein methyltransferase 1, producing the protein MWIRPIPKAVSQQYPIITQSPPPYLHNSVKRTITKARLSAMEAAGSDSDGREFKNAQEMWREQIGDEGDDPKKIQWYREGVAYWEGVEASVDGVLGGFGQVNDADIKGSEAFLNSLLHERFGDGGRNQHLVALDCGSGIGRITKNLLIRYFNEVDLLEPVSHFLDAACENLSQEHFVASDVHKETNFYCVPLQEFTPEAGRYNVIWIQWCIGHLTDDDFISFFKRAKVGLKPGGFFILKENIARNGFVLDNEDRSITRSDLYFKDLFRQCGLHLYKMKDQKGLPEELFAVKMYALTTEVPKKVHKTRSKVQANRPGIIK; encoded by the exons ATGTGGATTCGACCCATACCCAAAGCTGTTTCCCAACAGTATCCCATAATAACACAATCGCCACCACCATACCTACACAACAGTGTGAAGAGGACCATTACCAAGGCGAGGTTATCCGCAATGGAGGCAGCTGGCTCCGACTCCGACGGCAGAGAATTCAAAAACGCACAAGAGATGTGGAGGGAACAAATCGGAGATGAAGGTGATGATCCTAAGAAGATTCAATGGTACCGTGAAGGCGTTGCTTATTGGGAA GGTGTGGAGGCGTCTGTGGATGGAGTATTGGGTGGATTTGGGCAAGTAAATGATGCTGATATTAAAGGTAGTGAAGCTTTTCTCAATTCCCTTTTGCATGAAAGATTTGGTGATGGTGGAAGAAATCAGCACCTTGTTGCCCTTG ATTGTGGTTCTGGCATAGGGAGGATAACCAAGAATCTACTCATAAGATATTTTAATGAG GTTGATCTTCTTGAGCCAGTGTCGCATTTCTTGGATGCTGCCTGTGAAAATTTGTCTCAGGAACATTTTGTTGCCTCTGATGTGCACAAGGAAACTAATTTCTACTGTGTCCCGCTTCAA GAGTTCACTCCTGAAGCTGGAAGGTACAATGTTATTTGGATTCAGTGGTGCATTGGTCATCTCACAGATGATGACTTTATCTCATTTTTTAAGAGAGCAAAG GTAGGCCTTAAACCTGGTGGATTCTTTATCTTGAAAGAGAACATTGCAAGAAACG GATTTGTTTTGGATAACGAAGACCGAAGCATCACAAGATCCGATTTATACTTCAAGGACCTATTTCGTCAATGTGGATTGCACCTGTATAAAATGAAG GACCAGAAGGGACTTCCTGAGGAATTGTTTGCTGTAAAGATGTATGCTTTAACAACTGAAGTCCCGAAGAAAGTTCATAAGACCCGATCTAAGGTGCAAGCGAACAGACCCGGCATCATTAAATAA
- the LOC107925240 gene encoding probable LRR receptor-like serine/threonine-protein kinase At2g23950, with protein MASILITCLLLMFIAYFEPTLPATVIEDLANLHPPSNFNTTIVSNCLKNPSLRYCGSSPMDLDAIFKFTIVASHLCNESKNPNCVELFPKIDLRNRPKITPLYLSFTFFWKYCPITILSIDLSNNSLKGTFPIDVLFCTQTHVLDLSHNGLSGDVPIQRLSSVTNLTILNLSYNHFSEIKISDSWFFKRFNSSCFFNSGILPSHGRYKIKAVMLLLGFPLVVIFTVGGLWWLCFRRPDFLPRVLQNKRKFTTAMLKAATDGFSKKNMVGKGDGFVMYRGILRDGTQVRIEIYSNNRGNHREYVEECKVLVQLRHRNLVKVYGWCSNRNIRALVTEWIGRVSVETWLSESAPCWKHRYKVLVGVLKAMCYLQEQWPEIGCDIKTSSLLLHENGDPLIARFRVGENSTPKKIHRFGILVLEMMTDQTLQEEFNGDETGFVEYVKMLYPRKLQKVIDERMKLTENTFDETRQTICIGLICADHQTCQQLSIGQIYNMIIKVHPRTNTY; from the exons ATGGCTTCCATACTCATTACATGTCTTCTTCTCATGTTCATCGCTTACTTTGAACCAACATTACCCGCAACAGTCATAGAAGACCTTGCAAATTTACACCCACCCTCCAATTTCAACACCACCATCGTTTCAAACTGTTTAAAAAACCCATCTCTAAGGTACTGTGGTTCATCTCCTATGGACCTTGATGCCATCTTTAAGTTCACCATTGTGGCTAGTCACCTATGTAACGAGTCGAAGAATCCCAACTGCGTCGAATTGTTCCCTAAAATCGATCTTCGAAACCGTCCTAAGATCACCCCACTTTACTTATCCTTCACTTTTTTTTGGAAATACTGCCCCATTACTATACTTTCCATTGATCTTTCTAATAATTCTCTAAAGGGTACTTTCCCCATTGATGTTTTGTTTTGTACACAAACCCATGTTCTTGATTTGAGCCATAATGGGCTTTCAGGGGATGTCCCAATCCAAAGGTTGTCCTCTGTCACTAATCTTACCATTCTTAATCTTTCGTACAATCATTTCTCGGAGATTAAGATATCAGATTCTTGGTTCTTTAAACGGTTTAACTCTTCATGTTTTTTTAACTCTGGGATCTTACCGAGTCATGGGAGGTATAAGATAAAGGCTGTGATGTTATTGCTTGGGTTTCCCTTGGTTGTTATATTCACGGTGGGTGGCTTGTGGTGGTTGTGTTTTCGAAGGCCGGATTTCTTACCGAGAGTGCTTCAGAACAAGCGTAAGTTCACGACAGCAATGTTGAAAGCGGCTACCGATGGATTCTCGAAGAAGAATATGGTTGGAAAAGGAGATGGTTTCGTTATGTATAGAGGGATCTTAAGGGACGGAACTCAAGTGAGGATAGAAATCTACTCGAATAATAGGGGAAACCATAGGGAGTATGTTGAGGAATGCAAAGTTTTGGTTCAGTTGCGCCATAGGAACTTGGTGAAAGTTTATGGTTGGTGTAGTAATCGGAACATAAGGGCCCTTGTCACTGAATGGATCGGCCGAGTGAGTGTTGAGACGTGGTTGTCAGAATCAGCTCCGTGTTGGAAACATAGGTACAAAGTATTGGTGGGAGTTCTGAAAGCAATGTGTTATCTTCAAGAACAATGGCCTGAGATTGGTTGTGATATAAAAACAAGCAGCCTTTTGCTACATGAAAATGGAGACCCATTGATTGCAAGGTTTAGGGTCGGCGAAAACAGCACCCCAAAGA AAATTCACAGGTTTGGGATTTTAGTGCTGGAGATGATGACGGACCAAACACTGCAGGAAGAATTCAATGGGGACGAAACAGGGTTCGTTGAGTATGTTAAAATGCTGTACCCTAGAAAGTTGCAGAAGGTGATTGACGAGAGGATGAAACTGACAGAGAATACATTTGATGAAACCAGACAGACAATATGTATTGGATTAATATGTGCAGATCATCAAACATGTCAGCAACTTAGCATCGGTCAGATTTATAACATGATCATCAAAGTCCACCCTCGTACTAACACATATTAA
- the LOC107925239 gene encoding berberine bridge enzyme-like 8 gives MGFLSLVIIFLLCISMANSDHLKQNKTILQCLTDHSIASPSISSVTFFPTDPSFTSTLQSYIRNLRFTSTTTPKPLFIVVPSHVSHIQASIICCKTHGLEMRIRSGGHDYDGLSYVSKAPFMILDLFNLRSVSVDNGTAWVESGATLGELFYAISQKSKTHGFPAGVCPTVGVGGHFSGGGYGNMMRKFGLSVDNVIDAKLVDVNGNVLDRESMGEDLFWAIKGGGGASFGIIISWKIKLVSVPEIVTVFKIEKTLEQGVTGIVHKWQYIADKIDPNLFVRVVLLPVNKKHLQSIKAKFIGLFLGNGQELISLMNETFPELGLSFDQCIEMSWIESILFWSNYPKGTSLDVLLDRQPQQEKYLKKKSDYVQEPISKENLEGIWNKMIELKRPALTLNPYGGKMSEISEFETPFPHRAGNIYKIQYSVTWKDDGVEASDRSLDQIRKLYDYMTPYVSKSPRSSYLNYRDVDIGINENGNASYSEGVIWGRKYFKGNFQRLVQVKSKVDPGNFFRYEQSIPCLGSWKSITAE, from the coding sequence ATGGGTTTTCTGTCACTTGTCATCATCTTTCTACTTTGTATTTCAATGGCGAACTCAGATCATCTTAAGCAAAACAAAACCATCCTTCAATGCCTTACCGATCATTCCATAGCTTCCCCTTCGATCTCTTCAGTTACCTTCTTCCCCACCGATCCTTCTTTCACATCCACTTTGCAATCATACATTAGAAACCTCAGGTTCACCTCCACCACTACCCCTAAACCTCTGTTCATCGTGGTTCCTTCCCACGTCTCTCACATTCAAGCTTCCATCATTTGCTGCAAAACCCATGGTTTAGAAATGAGGATCCGTAGTGGTGGACACGATTACGATGGTCTTTCGTATGTATCTAAAGCCCCATTCATGATCCTTGACTTGTTTAACCTTCGTTCTGTGAGTGTCGACAATGGAACAGCTTGGGTTGAATCAGGTGCTACTTTGGGTGAACTTTTTTATGCCATTAGTCAAAAAAGTAAAACTCATGGTTTCCCTGCCGGTGTTTGTCCTACAGTGGGTGTTGGTGGTCATTTTAGTGGTGGTGGTTATGGCAACATGATGAGGAAATTTGGGTTATCtgttgataatgttattgatgcaAAGCTTGTTGATGTTAATGGCAATGTTTTAGATCGAGAATCAATGGGGGAAGACTTGTTTTGGGCTATTAAAGGAGGTGGCGGAGCTAGCTTTGGTATCATCATTTCATGGAAAATCAAGTTAGTTTCTGTCCCTGAAATTGTTActgtttttaaaattgaaaaaacttTAGAACAAGGTGTAACTGGTATTGTTCATAAATGGCAATACATAGCTGATAAAATAGATCCAAACTTGTTCGTTAGAGTTGTTTTATTACCTGTGAATAAAAAACATTTGCAGTCCATTAAAGCTAAGTTCATTGGATTGTTTCTTGGGAATGGTCAAGAACTGATTTCATTAATGAATGAAACATTCCCTGAATTGGGTTTATCATTTGACCAATGTATTGAAATGAGTTGGATTGAATCAATCTTGTTTTGGTCTAATTATCCTAAAGGAACATCCTTGGATGTGTTGCTTGATAGACAACCTCAACAAGAAAAGTACTTGAAAAAGAAATCAGATTATGTGCAAGAACCAATTTCAAAGGAGAATCTTGAAGGGATTTGGAACAAAATGATTGAACTTAAAAGACCTGCGTTGACTTTGAATCCTTATGGTGGGAAAATGAGTGAGATTTCGGAGTTCGAAACCCCATTTCCTCATCGAGCAGGGAACATATACAAAATCCAATACTCGGTGACTTGGAAAGATGATGGTGTCGAGGCTTCCGATCGTAGTTTAGATCAGATTAGGAAGCTTTATGATTATATGACTCCATATGTATCAAAATCTCCAAGGAGTTCATATCTGAATTACAGAGATGTGGATATAGGGATTAATGAAAATGGCAATGCAAGCTACTCAGAGGGTGTTATATGGGGAAGAAAGTATTTTAAAGGGAATTTTCAGAGATTGGTGCAAGTGAAAAGTAAGGTAGATCCTGGTAACTTTTTTAGATATGAACAAAGTATTCCATGTCTTGGATCTTGGAAGAGTATAACGGCAGAATAA
- the LOC107925110 gene encoding berberine bridge enzyme-like 7 has product MLEDKHKMLNPKCVHFLTLLISLLSLPSPTISQSSSLTNFLHCLHYGSDPMVSQSIYIASNPAFQTILQARIKNRRFLNPETLKPVAIVVPTHIDHVQGTVICAKDNGLQIRIRSGGHDYEGLSYRSNVTFIILDMSNFRSIDIDIKTETAWVQSGATLGELYYHIANKTNTHGFPSGVCPTVGIGGHFSGGGYGNLMRKYGLSVDNILDIIAVDALGNVHDRASMGEDLFWAIRGGGAASFAVVVSYKIKLVRVPNKVTVFTKGFTLEQGATDLVHKWQQIAPNINEELFIRVKLQPSFINGNQTVTVTFIGFFLGRREKLLPIISKTFPELNLTQQDCHEMRWVETTLFWAGFPIGTPIETLLNRTIWTPLFFKNKSDYVKNVIPKESLNKIWKMTMAMMDRNDINKTRFDLECSPYGGKMNVIPESNTPFPHRKGNLFLIQYSFSWIDEGNNVSFNNIEKLRKLYDGMAPYVSKDPRECFLNYRDLDIGSSRSNETSFDDAKIYGRKYFKDNYTRLTKVKASVDPNDFFKYEQSIPPIN; this is encoded by the coding sequence ATGTTGGAAGATAAACACAAAATGTTGAATCCGAAGTGCGTTCATTTTTTAACCCTTCTCATTTCATTATTATCTTTACCATCTCCAACAATCTCCCAATCTTCATCATTAACCAATTTCCTTCATTGCCTTCATTATGGATCCGATCCCATGGTCTCTCAATCAATTTACATAGCTTCGAACCCTGCTTTCCAAACTATCCTACAAGCACGTATCAAAAACCGACGGTTTTTGAACCCCGAAACCCTGAAACCGGTTGCCATCGTAGTGCCGACACATATCGACCATGTCCAAGGGACTGTTATATGTGCAAAGGACAATGGTTTGCAGATCAGGATCCGAAGCGGCGGCCATGATTATGAAGGACTTTCGTATAGATCAAATGTTACCTTCATCATCCTCGACATGTCCAATTTTCGATCCATTGACATCGATATTAAAACTGAAACCGCTTGGGTTCAATCTGGTGCAACGTTGGGAGAGCTTTACTACCACATTGCTAACAAAACAAACACGCACGGTTTCCCTTCGGGAGTTTGTCCTACTGTCGGGATCGGTGGTCATTTTAGCGGAGGAGGGTACGGGAACTTGATGAGAAAATATGGGCTCTCGGTGGATAACATTCTCGACATTATCGCCGTCGACGCCCTCGGCAACGTCCATGATAGAGCCTCAATGGGTGAAGATCTATTTTGGGCTATTAGAGGAGGTGGCGCTGCTAGCTTTGCCGTCGTTGTTTCATATAAGATCAAGCTTGTTCGTGTCCCAAATAAAGTGACCGTATTCACAAAAGGGTTCACTTTAGAACAAGGGGCTACTGATTTGGTTCATAAATGGCAACAAATAGCACCGAATATCAACGAAGAGTTATTCATAAGAGTGAAATTACAGCCATCGTTTATCAACGGAAACCAGACGGTAACGGTTACTTTCATCGGTTTCTTCCTCGGGCGACGTGAAAAGCTTCTTCCTATTATAAGCAAAACGTTCCCAGAGTTGAATTTAACCCAACAAGACTGCCATGAAATGAGATGGGTCGAAACAACACTATTTTGGGCTGGTTTCCCTATAGGAACACCGATTGAAACATTACTCAATAGAACAATATGGAcacctttatttttcaaaaacaaatcaGATTACGTCAAAAATGTCATACCCAAAGAGAGTTTAAACAAGATATGGAAGATGACAATGGCGATGATGGACAGAAACGACATAAATAAAACAAGGTTCGATTTGGAATGTAGTCCTTACGGTGGAAAAATGAACGTAATCCCAGAATCCAACACTCCATTTCCTCATAGAAAAGGTAACTTGTTTTTGATTCAATATTCGTTTTCATGGATTGATGAAGGGAACAATGTGAGCTTCAACAACATTGAGAAATTAAGGAAATTATATGATGGGATGGCTCCTTATGTGTCCAAAGATCCAAGGGAATGCTTTCTTAATTACAGGGATCTTGATATTGGAAGCAGCCGAAGCAATGAGACTAGTTTTGATGATGCTAAAATCTATGGGaggaaatattttaaagataattataCGAGGTTGACGAAGGTGAAGGCTAGTGTTGATCCTAATGATTTCTTTAAGTATGAACAAAGTATTCCTCCTATTAACTAA